The following are from one region of the Salvia splendens isolate huo1 chromosome 2, SspV2, whole genome shotgun sequence genome:
- the LOC121772473 gene encoding glucan endo-1,3-beta-glucosidase-like: MWSEVSLESEAGEVEGCDPAVFATARDAGPIADGGVGEPFVAQVAEVGVCYGRLGSNLPCPEDVVALYKQNGIKKMQIYHPDSATLQSLGGSSIELMVGIPDAYLPDLAQCQCDDWVQVIGFIVTCHWANIASYPDVKFGYIVVGNEVEPSSEYGPLILPAMQHIHNALCEAGLEKQITVSTSIKLTLLGNSSPPSHGEFLQNVTWYIKPIVEFLRDTNAPLLANVYPYFSYMNDMVNIKLCFALLQPGCGLDLGGVYYDNLFYATVDAVYAAMEKILATSSSPISAELQSTSTPGVTGVGDWAFIVG; this comes from the exons ATGTGGAGTGAGGTTTCCCTCGAGTCCGAAGCTGGTGAGGTTGAGGGATGTGACCCTGCGGTGTTTGCTACCGCACGAGACGCCGGCCCAATCGCAGATGGAGGTGTTGGGGAGCCATTTGTTGCTCAAG TTGCTGAGGTAGGTGTCTGCTACGGACGGCTAGGATCCAATCTGCCTTGTCCAGAAGATGTGGTAGCTCTATACAAGCAGAACGGCATCAAAAAAATGCAAATCTACCACCCAGACTCCGCCACTCTGCAATCTCTAGGAGGCTCCAGCATCGAGCTCATGGTCGGAATCCCAGATGCCTATCTCCCCGACCTAGCCCAATGCCAGTGCGACGATTGGGTCCAGGTGAT AGGGTTTATCGTAACGTGTCACTGGGCCAATATAGCGAGCTATCCGGACGTGAAGTTCGGATACATCGTGGTCGGAAACGAAGTGGAGCCTTCATCAGAGTACGGACCTCTGATCCTCCCGGCTATGCAGCACATCCACAACGCTCTCTGTGAGGCCGGCCTTGAAAAGCAGATCACCGTCTCAACCTCCATCAAACTAACTCTTCTCGGAAATTCGTCGCCGCCGAGCCATGGGGAGTTTCTGCAGAATGTGACGTGGTACATAAAGCCCATCGTGGAATTTCTGAGGGACACAAATGCCCCTCTGCTTGCCAACGTCTATCCCTACTTCTCCTACATGAATGACATGGTAAACATCAAACTCTGCTTCGCGCTTCTCCAGCCCGGCTGCGGCCTCGACCTCGGCGGCGTCTACTACGACAACCTCTTCTATGCCACAGTCGACGCCGTGTATGCAGCCATGGAGAAAATCCTTGCCACGTCGTCGTCACCAATATCAGCGGAGTTGCAATCCACGTCGACGCCGGGCGTGACGGGTGTCGGAGACTGGGCATTCATCGTCGGATAG